A part of Balneola sp. genomic DNA contains:
- a CDS encoding Ppx/GppA family phosphatase: MVQLTTQINTTRPIKRIAAIDLGTNSFHAVIVDIFSDGSFRKVDDLKEMVQLAKGGLGKSLSRPAFQRGINALRKIKVLCDSYGVERILAYATSAIRESENGGEFIQKSIDELGIKIRAIPGTMEAELIGYAVQHGVRLADEPVLMVDIGGGSVEFILGNAKEFFFLSSKKIGVSRMTDIFKPSDPITNDNISELEAHYEEELMEVWEALKKNPIRTIIGSSGTMQNIGMVIADQKNQPTSITINELEFTAEDFFNFYDWFITLDRDERRKIPGLDSKRIDFINTGVVLVNLLLKKFHIDKVKVSTQALREGIIIRHLKKDMEEVSVAEEIADPRRRSVFELLRKCNWHEKHSRKVAELALVIFDELYQDLSLTQEDRELLEYAAYLHDIGYHISHKAHHKHALYIIRNSDLMGFRQNEIEIMAHVARYHRRSTPKKRHIEYWGLKPEVRMRIKKLSGILRVADGLDRSHFQNVIDLKVQKKEKELMLTIKTLDEPHLEIWGASRKAYLLGEVLGKEVVIRRGN, encoded by the coding sequence TTGGTACAATTAACGACTCAAATTAATACAACAAGACCTATCAAGCGTATTGCTGCCATTGATTTAGGTACCAATTCTTTCCATGCAGTAATCGTTGATATTTTCTCAGATGGCAGTTTTCGCAAAGTTGATGACCTTAAAGAAATGGTTCAGCTTGCAAAAGGAGGGTTAGGAAAAAGCTTATCCAGGCCCGCCTTTCAACGGGGAATTAACGCTCTCCGGAAAATAAAAGTGCTATGTGATAGCTATGGAGTAGAACGAATTCTGGCTTATGCAACAAGTGCGATCAGGGAATCGGAAAATGGTGGGGAATTCATCCAAAAAAGCATTGATGAACTCGGAATAAAAATACGAGCTATTCCCGGAACCATGGAAGCAGAACTCATTGGATATGCCGTCCAGCATGGCGTTCGGTTAGCAGACGAACCTGTTCTAATGGTAGATATTGGAGGGGGAAGTGTTGAATTCATCTTAGGCAATGCTAAAGAATTCTTTTTTCTTTCGAGCAAGAAAATTGGTGTTTCCAGAATGACGGACATATTTAAACCGTCAGATCCTATAACCAACGATAATATTTCAGAGTTAGAAGCTCATTATGAAGAGGAGCTTATGGAGGTATGGGAAGCTCTAAAGAAAAACCCTATCAGGACAATTATTGGTTCGTCAGGCACTATGCAAAATATCGGGATGGTGATCGCAGACCAAAAGAACCAGCCTACCAGTATTACAATTAACGAATTAGAATTTACAGCTGAGGATTTTTTTAATTTTTATGACTGGTTCATCACACTAGATAGAGATGAGCGGCGAAAAATTCCCGGGTTGGATTCGAAGCGAATTGATTTTATCAATACTGGTGTAGTATTGGTTAATCTGTTGCTCAAAAAATTCCATATTGATAAAGTAAAAGTCTCAACACAAGCACTTAGAGAGGGTATCATCATTCGGCATTTAAAAAAGGATATGGAAGAGGTTTCTGTAGCTGAAGAAATTGCTGATCCAAGAAGACGAAGTGTTTTTGAGTTATTGAGAAAATGCAACTGGCACGAAAAACACTCTCGTAAAGTAGCAGAACTCGCACTCGTTATCTTTGACGAACTCTATCAAGACTTAAGCCTCACACAAGAAGACCGGGAGTTGTTGGAATACGCAGCGTATCTGCATGATATTGGCTATCATATTTCTCATAAAGCCCATCATAAACATGCTCTATATATTATCAGGAACTCAGATCTTATGGGTTTTCGTCAAAATGAGATAGAAATTATGGCTCATGTAGCTCGATATCACAGACGGTCTACTCCAAAGAAAAGGCATATTGAGTATTGGGGATTAAAGCCGGAAGTTAGAATGAGAATAAAAAAACTGTCGGGCATTTTGAGAGTAGCGGATGGCCTGGATCGAAGTCACTTTCAAAATGTGATTGATCTCAAGGTTCAAAAAAAGGAGAAGGAGTTAATGCTTACCATTAAAACTCTTGATGAGCCTCACCTTGAAATTTGGGGTGCTTCGAGGAAGGCTTATTTGTTAGGAGAAGTACTAGGAAAAGAAGTGGTGATTCGAAGGGGCAATTAA
- a CDS encoding SDR family NAD(P)-dependent oxidoreductase — translation MNYLVTGAAGFIGSHLTEALLSRGHTVTGFDNFDSYYQKSVKERNLAIAMKSPNFKLVEGDLRTESDIHALFEANNYDSVIHLAAKAGVRPSIESPKDYFEVNVNGTLNLLEAMRLTGHKKMIFASSSSVYGNNKKTPFSEHDPVDDPISPYAATKKAGELLCKTYHNLYGFDIYALRFFSVYGPRQRPDMGIHKFLSSFMEGKAITMFGDGSSKRDYTYIDDIINGTLKAVERCSGFEIVNLGESKTVSLKSLIDEVRTVTQRDAEIKYLPMQPGDVFETNADIEKAKHLLDYSPKTDIKKGLKAHFDYLNTFQ, via the coding sequence ATGAACTATTTAGTAACCGGAGCAGCAGGTTTTATAGGCTCCCACTTAACTGAAGCACTTCTTAGTCGAGGCCATACTGTTACTGGTTTCGACAATTTTGATTCTTACTATCAAAAGTCGGTCAAAGAGAGAAACCTAGCTATTGCAATGAAATCTCCGAATTTCAAATTAGTGGAGGGAGATTTAAGAACAGAAAGCGATATTCATGCATTATTCGAGGCCAATAACTATGACTCCGTTATCCACCTGGCGGCAAAGGCCGGCGTTCGCCCATCTATAGAGTCTCCAAAAGATTACTTCGAAGTAAATGTAAATGGTACACTGAACCTGCTTGAAGCGATGCGGCTTACCGGACATAAAAAAATGATTTTTGCTTCCAGTAGTTCAGTTTATGGGAACAATAAAAAAACTCCCTTTTCTGAGCATGATCCTGTAGACGATCCAATAAGCCCATATGCAGCCACAAAAAAAGCGGGTGAGCTGCTGTGTAAGACTTACCATAATCTCTACGGCTTTGATATCTATGCTTTGCGCTTCTTTAGCGTGTATGGCCCACGTCAAAGACCAGATATGGGAATCCACAAATTTCTTAGTTCTTTTATGGAGGGAAAAGCAATTACGATGTTTGGCGATGGTTCCAGCAAAAGAGATTACACCTACATCGACGATATCATTAATGGCACCTTAAAGGCTGTTGAACGTTGTTCGGGCTTTGAAATCGTAAACTTAGGGGAGTCGAAAACGGTATCGTTAAAATCTTTGATAGATGAAGTGCGAACGGTTACCCAACGAGATGCAGAAATTAAATATCTACCTATGCAACCCGGAGATGTATTTGAAACCAATGCTGATATTGAAAAGGCAAAGCACTTACTGGATTATTCACCAAAAACAGATATCAAGAAAGGCTTAAAAGCTCACTTTGACTACCTGAATACTTTTCAATGA
- a CDS encoding glycosyltransferase gives MENLSESGSAWAEAVEETLLKPFLSLVVCVYNEEGNIKPLIDKVYKALNDIEFELIYVDDGSSDGTVSAIKEHAKPGMKLIELRKNYGQSSALAAGIEHSQGKYIALLDGDLQNDPIDIPAMIDMLTTEEADVVAGYRMNRKDGMFLRKIPSKLANFIIRRSTGIHIKDAGCTLKVFRAEIAKNLGLYGELHRFIPVLAHLEGARIVQMGVSHHERSWGDSKYGIGRTFKVVSDLLLMLFFQNYLSKPMHLFGMPGLITFVAGVIINLYLLGLKIMGGDIWGKPLLILGMILVLGGIQLITTGIVIEILIRIYYDGRDRTPYRLRNVHVFN, from the coding sequence ATGGAAAACTTAAGTGAATCTGGCTCGGCCTGGGCAGAAGCTGTTGAAGAGACCCTGCTCAAACCCTTTCTTTCGCTCGTTGTATGCGTGTATAACGAGGAAGGGAATATCAAGCCTCTTATCGATAAGGTGTACAAGGCTCTTAATGACATCGAGTTCGAGCTGATTTACGTGGACGATGGATCTTCCGATGGTACCGTTTCAGCAATAAAAGAACATGCAAAGCCAGGAATGAAGCTCATCGAATTAAGAAAAAATTACGGGCAAAGTAGCGCACTAGCCGCCGGGATAGAACATAGTCAGGGAAAATACATAGCCTTACTCGATGGAGATTTACAAAACGATCCAATTGACATTCCTGCAATGATTGACATGCTTACGACTGAAGAAGCAGATGTTGTAGCAGGTTATCGTATGAACCGAAAAGATGGAATGTTCTTGAGGAAAATTCCTAGTAAGCTGGCTAATTTTATTATCCGTAGATCAACAGGAATTCATATAAAAGATGCTGGTTGTACACTTAAGGTTTTCAGAGCTGAGATTGCAAAGAACTTGGGCTTATACGGGGAATTGCATCGGTTTATACCTGTTCTAGCTCACCTTGAGGGAGCCAGAATTGTTCAAATGGGTGTTAGCCATCACGAACGGAGCTGGGGCGATTCAAAATATGGGATAGGCCGTACATTTAAGGTTGTGAGTGATCTACTCCTTATGCTATTCTTTCAGAATTACCTCTCTAAACCTATGCACTTATTTGGTATGCCAGGGCTAATTACTTTTGTAGCCGGTGTAATCATCAACCTTTATTTATTGGGTTTAAAAATAATGGGTGGTGATATCTGGGGGAAGCCACTTCTTATCCTGGGTATGATCTTAGTACTTGGTGGCATACAGTTAATTACAACAGGCATTGTTATCGAGATTTTGATACGGATATATTATGATGGTCGAGATAGGACACCTTATCGGTTGCGCAATGTCCATGTATTTAACTAA
- a CDS encoding M28 family peptidase has translation MKSIRISLLFILPLVISEISNAQITSEELHTIAIAASAERLETDIQALADFGTRHTLSDTVSNTRGIGAARRWIKAEFEKISEECGGCLEVFYVSGIIEGQRRIPEPTNVVNVVAIQRGTVDPNRFVMMSGDIDSRVSDVSNSTSDSPGANDNASGMAGAIEAARMLTKYEFPSSIMYVGLSGEEQGLFGGQIVAQYAIEKGWELKAVLNNDMIGNIKGINGVIDNTTARVFSEGTRFVETEREARIRRFTGGEVDSPSRNLARYVDKMADMYVPNLDVMMIYRLDRFGRGGHHRPFNEAGFPGVRIMETNENYVMQHQDLRTENGIKYGDTMEGVDFDYAAKLTGLNAVVMAGMAWAPAPPSNVQISGAVQPSTTLKWDALDASKNPQLAGYKIYWRLTDSNQWEKSVFVPADVTEHTLENVVIDNYYFGVAAVSKEGFESPVVFPGPAGSFDGPSPQEGE, from the coding sequence ATGAAATCTATTCGCATTTCCCTTCTTTTTATACTTCCATTGGTTATTTCAGAAATATCTAATGCACAAATCACTTCTGAAGAACTACATACTATTGCCATCGCTGCCTCTGCTGAGCGGCTAGAAACAGATATTCAGGCTTTGGCTGATTTTGGAACCCGTCACACCCTTTCTGATACCGTTTCAAATACTCGAGGAATAGGAGCCGCTCGAAGATGGATAAAAGCTGAATTTGAGAAAATCTCGGAAGAGTGTGGTGGATGCCTCGAGGTATTTTATGTATCGGGTATTATAGAAGGTCAGCGTAGAATTCCGGAGCCTACTAATGTAGTAAACGTGGTTGCCATTCAGCGGGGAACCGTTGATCCTAATCGGTTTGTGATGATGAGTGGGGATATTGATTCCCGGGTTTCTGATGTATCAAACAGCACATCAGATTCTCCAGGTGCTAATGACAATGCCTCAGGTATGGCCGGAGCCATTGAAGCAGCCAGGATGCTTACTAAGTATGAATTCCCAAGCTCTATCATGTATGTTGGACTTTCTGGGGAAGAACAAGGATTATTTGGAGGTCAAATCGTCGCCCAATACGCCATTGAAAAGGGGTGGGAATTGAAAGCTGTGTTGAATAATGATATGATCGGGAATATCAAAGGGATTAACGGAGTAATTGATAACACAACCGCTCGCGTATTTTCGGAAGGAACCCGGTTTGTAGAAACAGAGCGCGAAGCCAGAATTCGCAGGTTTACTGGTGGTGAGGTTGACTCTCCCTCAAGGAACCTTGCCCGATATGTAGATAAAATGGCTGACATGTATGTTCCCAATCTGGATGTAATGATGATTTACCGCCTCGATCGTTTTGGGCGTGGTGGGCACCATCGTCCGTTTAATGAAGCCGGGTTTCCAGGAGTTCGGATCATGGAAACAAACGAGAATTATGTGATGCAGCACCAGGACTTGCGTACCGAAAATGGAATCAAATACGGAGATACCATGGAAGGTGTAGACTTTGACTATGCTGCAAAATTAACCGGATTAAATGCAGTAGTAATGGCAGGTATGGCATGGGCACCAGCACCTCCTTCAAATGTTCAAATATCTGGTGCCGTACAGCCTAGCACTACACTGAAATGGGATGCATTAGATGCATCAAAAAATCCACAGCTTGCTGGCTACAAAATATACTGGAGGCTTACCGACTCAAATCAATGGGAGAAAAGTGTATTTGTTCCGGCTGATGTTACTGAACATACTCTCGAAAATGTGGTTATCGATAACTACTACTTTGGAGTAGCCGCTGTATCAAAAGAAGGATTCGAAAGCCCTGTGGTATTCCCTGGTCCTGCCGGTAGTTTTGATGGGCCATCCCCTCAGGAGGGTGAATAA
- a CDS encoding DUF4292 domain-containing protein — MIFRNPKLIFVFILTLFLISCRSSRPVIDANYSSSTVPADSIVSLLPNYQDDIFSAKGKGRTIVSEPGNSDRLTIDFEADTSLSLFTIKNRIGIEGARMLVDRDSITFYNKIDKIAQKLSVNDGKLTSLNELASVNLLNVLNFKLTPNQVKEVFASETHYLLVLSNGGTAQIDINERVITKVTQDAKSRSPYSSIEYESYGKIDSYTLPRKITILSADGTSKVVFQVRSLDINPRSVNLDIDIPDGIIIERL; from the coding sequence ATGATCTTCCGCAATCCCAAGCTTATTTTTGTTTTCATACTAACCCTGTTTCTAATTTCTTGCAGGTCGTCACGCCCTGTGATTGATGCAAATTATAGCTCCTCAACAGTACCTGCCGATTCTATTGTTTCCCTGCTACCTAATTATCAGGATGACATTTTCTCTGCTAAAGGAAAGGGCAGAACCATTGTTAGCGAACCAGGAAACAGCGATCGCCTTACTATTGATTTTGAAGCAGATACCTCACTAAGCCTTTTTACTATCAAGAACCGGATTGGTATAGAAGGGGCAAGAATGCTGGTCGATAGAGACTCAATCACCTTTTATAACAAGATTGATAAAATCGCTCAAAAACTTTCTGTGAATGACGGAAAACTTACCAGTCTGAATGAACTGGCTTCAGTAAACCTGCTGAACGTATTGAATTTCAAGCTTACTCCTAATCAGGTTAAAGAAGTGTTTGCTTCTGAAACCCATTACCTGCTTGTACTCAGTAATGGGGGTACTGCCCAAATTGATATAAATGAACGAGTGATAACCAAAGTTACTCAGGATGCCAAAAGTCGATCCCCATACTCTTCTATTGAATATGAGAGCTATGGAAAGATTGATAGCTACACTTTGCCTAGAAAAATTACCATATTAAGCGCTGATGGTACTTCGAAAGTAGTTTTTCAGGTACGATCATTGGATATCAACCCACGGTCGGTTAATCTGGATATTGATATCCCTGACGGAATTATCATCGAACGGCTATGA
- a CDS encoding tetratricopeptide repeat protein — protein sequence MALGIVMKKGIYISILTIFAALPVQGIAQVQSVEEREAKTAYIQGLEAFENEEYDMATTLLLQAYEHLRRQSGVSFALADVYFQQDDLANAALYGKEAVGMEPANKWYRLKLAEIYRSAGQNQATLDELNTLLEYHPNDYTALFMLADTQKEYGQFIQSNRTLDKVSNLTGPNPVVLLRKFQNYEALGNTELALEQLELLNEAEPENLNTLNLLGEYLIRSGRGSEAKKYLNDALYRNSRDPQTLINLAGIYIDEQRWDSAGTMLGNFISDPIIEAEQKLMIAQFMYARQQNNPSNIQLSIETARILDLYTESAPEYGPAFTLAGQFYSITGDSDKALENLARANELLPEDDIAWRQRLQLLLGEGRYDEAILVGIEADKNAPEDAFIQFFLGSAYLLDGNYPEAVTWLERASRAPARRPFKSVIFSALGDAQSSLENYEESDRVYELAIRYDSNNHNAMNNYAYSLSVREVNLERAKELALKAIEMDAENPAYLDTVGWVYFKLGDYDRARRFIKASIDTGANDAEVMEHLGDVYEKLDNLQEAKKWWKQALENDDTRVHLQEKINS from the coding sequence TTGGCGTTAGGTATTGTGATGAAAAAAGGGATTTATATATCGATTCTTACCATTTTTGCTGCACTCCCAGTACAAGGGATTGCCCAGGTTCAATCTGTTGAAGAACGGGAAGCAAAAACTGCATATATCCAGGGCCTGGAGGCATTTGAAAACGAGGAGTATGATATGGCAACCACCCTTTTGCTTCAGGCTTATGAACACCTCCGGAGACAATCAGGTGTTTCGTTCGCTTTAGCCGATGTGTATTTCCAACAGGATGACCTGGCCAATGCTGCTTTATATGGTAAAGAGGCTGTTGGTATGGAACCAGCAAACAAATGGTATCGGCTTAAGCTTGCTGAGATCTATAGAAGCGCCGGGCAAAACCAGGCTACACTTGATGAATTAAATACGCTGTTAGAATATCACCCAAATGATTACACCGCCCTGTTTATGTTGGCTGATACCCAAAAGGAATACGGACAATTTATTCAGTCCAATAGAACCCTGGATAAAGTATCAAATCTTACAGGCCCTAATCCTGTGGTCCTGCTTCGTAAATTTCAAAACTATGAAGCCCTAGGCAATACAGAATTAGCACTGGAACAACTTGAATTATTAAATGAAGCGGAACCGGAGAACCTGAATACACTGAATTTATTAGGCGAATATCTAATCAGGTCAGGAAGAGGTAGTGAAGCAAAGAAGTACCTTAATGATGCCCTGTACCGTAATAGCCGTGATCCGCAGACATTGATTAACCTGGCAGGTATTTACATTGATGAGCAACGATGGGACAGTGCGGGCACTATGCTTGGTAATTTTATTTCCGACCCCATTATAGAGGCTGAACAGAAATTGATGATCGCCCAGTTTATGTATGCCAGGCAGCAGAACAATCCTTCCAATATCCAGCTTAGCATTGAAACAGCCAGGATTCTGGATTTATATACTGAAAGCGCTCCTGAATACGGTCCCGCTTTTACCCTTGCCGGTCAGTTTTACTCTATAACCGGGGATAGTGATAAAGCACTCGAAAATCTTGCCCGCGCAAACGAACTATTACCAGAGGATGATATTGCCTGGAGGCAGCGCCTTCAATTATTACTGGGTGAAGGCAGATATGACGAAGCTATTTTAGTAGGCATTGAAGCCGATAAAAATGCACCCGAAGATGCTTTTATTCAGTTCTTCCTCGGAAGTGCCTATTTGTTAGATGGAAATTACCCCGAAGCAGTTACCTGGTTAGAGCGTGCTTCAAGGGCTCCTGCCCGTAGACCATTCAAGTCAGTTATTTTTTCGGCACTGGGAGATGCCCAATCATCCCTGGAAAATTATGAAGAGTCTGACCGGGTCTATGAACTTGCCATCCGTTATGATTCCAACAATCATAATGCCATGAATAATTATGCCTACAGCCTATCGGTACGGGAAGTTAATCTTGAGCGTGCAAAGGAGCTTGCTTTGAAAGCTATTGAAATGGATGCTGAGAACCCTGCTTATCTTGATACCGTTGGATGGGTCTATTTCAAACTAGGAGATTATGACCGCGCTCGTCGATTTATAAAAGCCTCCATCGATACAGGAGCTAACGATGCCGAAGTAATGGAGCACCTCGGGGATGTATATGAAAAACTGGATAATCTACAGGAAGCCAAAAAATGGTGGAAACAAGCCCTCGAAAACGATGATACAAGAGTTCATCTGCAGGAAAAAATTAACTCATGA